Proteins from one Patescibacteria group bacterium genomic window:
- a CDS encoding ABC transporter permease — translation MRKKNIKDNLLVAWAISKKDIKIYYFKPGTLMFGIMFPLFMFFAFAVGRSMTPAILIPGLLSLTVLFSASSVGPVAIPTERRVKTFERLVSAPISLYAIILGKALGGVLFSLFVSLVTLLGAWAFLGVVIANPLILALGLALASLCFSLLGIMFAMFPTENPGNVMMVLNFIRLPLMFISGIFIPIETLPSWGKLVSFLSPLTYANDLFRFGIEGKAQLDLVVNFIILLIFAGIFLFIGIRLDKKFRQ, via the coding sequence ATGAGGAAAAAAAACATTAAAGACAACCTTCTGGTCGCTTGGGCGATAAGTAAAAAGGACATCAAGATATATTATTTTAAGCCCGGGACGTTGATGTTCGGGATAATGTTCCCGCTGTTTATGTTTTTTGCTTTTGCTGTGGGTAGAAGCATGACGCCAGCCATCTTGATCCCAGGGTTACTTTCGTTAACGGTTTTGTTTTCCGCTTCATCAGTTGGACCAGTAGCTATTCCTACCGAGAGACGAGTTAAAACTTTTGAACGGCTTGTTTCAGCTCCAATTTCTTTATATGCCATAATTTTAGGCAAGGCTTTGGGCGGAGTTTTGTTCAGTTTGTTTGTTAGTCTGGTTACCTTATTGGGCGCTTGGGCGTTTTTGGGTGTAGTGATTGCCAATCCTCTAATTTTAGCTTTAGGCTTGGCTTTAGCTTCTTTGTGTTTTTCTTTATTGGGGATTATGTTTGCCATGTTTCCGACAGAAAATCCAGGTAATGTTATGATGGTGCTGAACTTTATTCGTCTCCCCTTGATGTTTATCAGTGGTATTTTTATTCCGATAGAAACCTTGCCTTCTTGGGGTAAGCTGGTCTCTTTTTTATCGCCTTTAACCTACGCAAACGACTTGTTTAGATTTGGAATAGAAGGAAAAGCCCAATTGGATTTAGTCGTTAATTTTATAATTTTGCTTATTTTTGCCGGGATATTTCTTTTTATCGGTATCCGGCTGGACAAAAAATTTCGCCAATAA
- a CDS encoding GIY-YIG nuclease family protein — protein sequence MYYLYILKSTINNSYYIGSCEDLTKRLNQHNKGKVKSTKRYIPWKIVYTETFKYLSKARKREKQIKSWKKRKAIEKLIKK from the coding sequence ATGTATTATTTATATATATTAAAATCAACTATTAATAATTCTTATTATATTGGCAGTTGTGAAGACTTAACAAAAAGATTAAACCAGCATAACAAAGGTAAGGTAAAATCTACAAAAAGATATATTCCATGGAAAATAGTTTATACTGAAACATTTAAATATTTATCAAAGGCAAGAAAACGAGAAAAACAAATAAAATCTTGGAAAAAGCGAAAAGCTATTGAAAAATTAATTAAAAAATAA
- a CDS encoding GIY-YIG nuclease family protein: MVYNEQFMYYVYILLLSNKKLYTGFTTNISRRIKEHKQGKSPFTKSYLPLKLIFYEVFNNKIDAKKRERYFKTSKGKSSLRAMLKNTFN; encoded by the coding sequence ATGGTATATAACGAACAATTTATGTATTATGTTTATATCCTATTACTCTCAAATAAGAAATTATACACCGGCTTTACAACTAATATTAGTAGAAGGATTAAAGAGCATAAACAAGGAAAAAGCCCATTTACAAAAAGTTATTTACCCCTAAAACTTATTTTTTACGAAGTTTTTAATAATAAAATAGACGCTAAAAAAAGAGAAAGATATTTTAAAACTAGTAAAGGCAAATCTTCCTTAAGGGCTATGCTTAAAAATACTTTTAATTGA
- the rplS gene encoding 50S ribosomal protein L19: MTEAKEKKESKKNKAKNLKAGYKVRIHQKIKEGDKERIQIFEGIVLKIKGRGQTKTITVRKISEGVGVEKIFPIYSPTIEKIEIVKKFNIRKSKGYYLRNRRAKKLKEKIKIKENLQPKKPA, translated from the coding sequence ATGACCGAAGCAAAAGAAAAAAAAGAATCAAAAAAAAATAAAGCCAAAAATTTAAAAGCTGGCTATAAGGTGCGTATTCACCAAAAAATTAAAGAAGGAGATAAAGAAAGAATTCAAATTTTTGAAGGTATCGTGTTAAAAATTAAAGGACGCGGACAAACTAAAACTATTACGGTTAGAAAAATATCAGAAGGCGTGGGGGTCGAAAAAATATTTCCTATTTATTCGCCGACTATTGAAAAAATTGAAATAGTCAAAAAATTTAACATCAGAAAATCAAAAGGTTATTATCTTCGGAATAGAAGAGCCAAAAAGCTTAAAGAAAAAATTAAAATTAAAGAAAATCTTCAACCTAAAAAACCAGCTTAG
- a CDS encoding RluA family pseudouridine synthase has translation MLKKIKVNQKAEKERLDKFLAQEFPNCSRSYIQKLIKQGRVKVNKKLISVHYFLKKDDIIKIDYKRPPEPELKLSEKKLPLFKEEKNYLIINKPVGLLVHPTLKSEKDTLAGRLINYNSTIKKVGEDNLRPGIVHRLDKNVSGIMIVAKNQAMFENLKNQFKDHQIKKEYLALVHGLLEKYEGEINFPIARSKKGIIVSKPKNKKGRKAITRYKLIEKIKKYSLIKINTLTGRTNQIRVHFKALGHPVIGDKKYNIKKFDNQSWPRLMLHAQKIGFYNLNNKWQEYEVKPPQNFQNPLNNLKS, from the coding sequence ATGCTAAAAAAAATAAAAGTAAATCAGAAAGCAGAAAAAGAAAGACTGGATAAATTTTTAGCTCAAGAATTCCCAAATTGCTCGCGCTCTTATATTCAAAAATTGATTAAACAGGGCCGAGTAAAAGTTAATAAGAAGCTAATTTCTGTTCATTATTTTTTAAAAAAAGATGATATTATTAAAATTGATTACAAAAGACCACCCGAGCCAGAATTAAAATTATCAGAAAAAAAGCTGCCACTTTTCAAAGAAGAAAAAAATTACTTAATTATAAATAAACCGGTTGGTTTGTTGGTTCACCCCACTTTAAAAAGTGAAAAAGATACTTTGGCTGGCCGACTAATTAATTATAATTCAACCATTAAAAAAGTAGGAGAAGATAATCTAAGACCAGGTATTGTTCATCGTCTAGATAAAAATGTTTCCGGAATTATGATCGTGGCTAAAAATCAAGCCATGTTTGAAAATTTAAAAAATCAATTTAAAGACCACCAGATAAAAAAAGAATATTTGGCGCTGGTTCACGGACTTTTAGAAAAATATGAAGGAGAGATAAATTTTCCCATCGCTCGTTCAAAAAAAGGAATAATAGTTTCTAAACCAAAAAATAAAAAAGGGAGGAAAGCTATCACTAGATATAAATTAATAGAGAAAATAAAAAAATATTCCTTAATAAAAATAAATACACTCACTGGAAGAACTAATCAAATCAGAGTTCACTTTAAAGCTTTGGGCCATCCAGTTATTGGTGATAAAAAATATAATATAAAAAAATTTGATAATCAATCTTGGCCAAGACTTATGTTACATGCTCAAAAAATCGGCTTTTATAATTTAAATAACAAATGGCAAGAGTATGAGGTTAAACCCCCTCAAAATTTTCAAAACCCACTCAACAATTTAAAGTCTTGA
- a CDS encoding HD domain-containing protein, translating into MKKKDINIKIFQKALKTEPALSFINKVLKKFSQAEIYLVGGAVRDIILKRKTKDFDFVVRNLSAKKLENFLKKSGKVNLVGKSFGVFKFVPKNSKIEAIDIALPRTEHSLKMTGGYRDFKVQSKARLPIEKDLKRRDFTINALAYDIKNKKLIDKFNGLSDLASKQIRAVGQAEKRFKEDYTRILRALRFCCQLSFELEEKTAKAIKNFSLKLKSKSLAREVMAKELLNTFEANPLRAFDIFDEMNIFKHLIPEIENLKGVPQPVRYHSEGDVFVHTRLALEKLNSPLYKKIMPGRTKDPEVILAIIFHDIGKAKTIRTPKKDGTNRIRFDAHDTIGAEMTSDIIDRLKLESTGKVKKENIIWLVKRHMLLIVDDPYNLRASTVEKIFFNPRVPGEKLLKIILADTLGSLPAKGKANTKSLEKMLKRIKEMKNMDKKRKALPKPLINGHDIIKNLNIKRGPLIGELLSIAREQQLNSQIKNKKQALEFLKNYLYAKKNKSKSESRKRKTG; encoded by the coding sequence ATGAAGAAGAAAGATATAAATATCAAAATATTCCAAAAGGCTCTTAAAACAGAGCCGGCTTTATCATTTATTAACAAAGTATTAAAAAAATTCTCCCAGGCTGAAATCTACCTAGTCGGTGGTGCTGTCCGTGATATAATATTGAAAAGAAAAACTAAAGATTTTGATTTTGTGGTTCGTAATTTATCAGCTAAAAAATTAGAAAACTTTTTAAAAAAATCGGGTAAAGTAAACCTGGTTGGTAAATCTTTTGGTGTTTTTAAGTTTGTCCCTAAAAATTCAAAAATTGAAGCTATTGATATAGCTTTGCCAAGAACAGAACATTCCTTAAAAATGACCGGAGGTTATCGGGATTTTAAAGTTCAGTCAAAGGCTCGGCTACCCATTGAAAAAGACTTAAAAAGAAGAGATTTTACTATCAATGCCTTGGCTTATGATATAAAAAATAAAAAATTAATTGATAAATTTAATGGCTTATCTGATTTGGCTAGTAAACAAATCCGGGCTGTCGGCCAGGCTGAAAAAAGATTTAAAGAAGATTATACTAGAATCTTAAGGGCTTTGCGCTTTTGCTGCCAGCTTAGCTTTGAACTGGAAGAAAAAACAGCCAAGGCCATCAAAAATTTCTCACTGAAATTAAAAAGTAAAAGCTTGGCTCGGGAAGTTATGGCTAAAGAACTGCTTAATACTTTTGAAGCTAATCCTTTAAGAGCTTTTGATATTTTTGATGAGATGAATATTTTTAAGCACTTAATTCCGGAAATTGAAAATCTAAAAGGTGTACCGCAACCTGTTAGATACCATTCTGAAGGAGATGTTTTTGTGCATACCCGCTTAGCTCTAGAAAAATTAAATTCACCTCTTTATAAAAAAATAATGCCCGGAAGAACTAAAGACCCGGAAGTAATATTAGCTATTATTTTTCATGATATCGGTAAAGCTAAAACTATCAGGACTCCCAAAAAAGATGGCACTAATCGAATTCGTTTTGACGCTCATGATACTATTGGAGCAGAAATGACCAGTGATATTATTGATAGATTGAAGCTGGAAAGTACGGGTAAAGTGAAAAAAGAAAATATTATCTGGTTGGTAAAAAGACATATGCTTCTTATTGTTGATGACCCTTATAATTTAAGAGCTAGCACAGTAGAAAAAATATTTTTTAACCCTAGAGTACCGGGAGAAAAATTATTGAAAATTATACTGGCTGATACATTGGGCAGCTTACCAGCTAAGGGTAAAGCAAATACAAAAAGTTTAGAAAAAATGCTTAAACGGATTAAGGAAATGAAGAATATGGACAAAAAAAGAAAAGCACTACCCAAACCTTTGATAAACGGGCATGATATTATAAAAAATCTTAATATAAAAAGAGGTCCTTTAATTGGCGAACTTTTATCCATAGCCAGAGAACAGCAACTTAATTCACAAATTAAAAATAAGAAGCAAGCTCTCGAATTTTTAAAAAATTATCTTTATGCTAAAAAAAATAAAAGTAAATCAGAAAGCAGAAAAAGAAAGACTGGATAA
- the ftsH gene encoding ATP-dependent zinc metalloprotease FtsH produces MKDIGKKIIIFIFIFLAFAAVLSLFNPGLDQSEKIDISKLVEIIKNERVKEIVVSGGNKLEITTMEDKKYTSQKETTESFSELMQNFGVEQSKLEKIKLTIKDESGLSFWLATLLPFLLPFLLIVGFIWFTMRKVQGGNNRALSFGKSTAREANLKNKKKKTTFKDVAGVKEAKDELEEIVDFLKHPKKFLTIGASIPKGMLIVGPPGTGKTLLAKAVAGEANVPFFNISGSEFVEMFVGVGASRVRDLFKKAKKNSPCIIFIDEMDAVGRQRGAGLGGSHDEREQTLNQILVEMDGFETGDNVIVIAATNRPDVLDPALLRPGRFDRRVIIDMPDIKGREAILKVHIKKKPFDDSVDFKKIAQRTPGFSGADLANLLNESAILAAKKNKKKISMEDCLESIEKVMLGPERKSRILSKKEKKITAYHEAGHALVAHLLPNTDPVHKISIISRGRAAGYTLKLPLEDKNLHSRSEFIEDITVLLAGFTCEKETFNEITTGASNDLKKATELAKKLVTQFGMSEALGPRTFGKKDELVFLGKEIHDQKDYSEKIAEKIDNEVSKIIAEAYKKARKIISKEKKTLNKIVKELLEKETIEKKKFEFFFKDKKRKKELASKK; encoded by the coding sequence ATGAAAGACATTGGTAAAAAAATAATAATATTTATCTTTATTTTCCTGGCCTTTGCTGCTGTCTTAAGTCTTTTTAATCCAGGTCTTGACCAGTCTGAAAAAATAGATATTTCAAAGTTAGTTGAAATAATAAAAAATGAGAGAGTTAAAGAAATAGTAGTTAGCGGTGGCAACAAATTGGAAATTACTACTATGGAAGATAAAAAATATACTAGTCAAAAAGAAACTACTGAATCATTTTCAGAACTAATGCAAAATTTCGGTGTTGAACAATCTAAGCTTGAAAAAATAAAATTGACTATTAAAGATGAATCTGGTCTCTCTTTTTGGCTGGCTACTTTATTGCCTTTTTTACTGCCTTTTTTGCTTATTGTTGGCTTTATTTGGTTTACTATGCGTAAAGTACAGGGTGGCAATAACAGAGCCCTTTCTTTTGGCAAAAGCACTGCTCGCGAAGCAAATTTAAAAAATAAAAAAAAGAAAACTACTTTCAAGGATGTAGCTGGCGTCAAAGAAGCTAAGGATGAATTGGAAGAAATCGTTGATTTTTTGAAACATCCCAAAAAGTTTTTAACTATTGGAGCTAGTATTCCCAAGGGTATGCTTATTGTCGGGCCACCCGGCACGGGTAAAACTCTTTTAGCTAAAGCGGTAGCCGGTGAAGCTAATGTGCCTTTCTTTAATATATCAGGTTCTGAATTTGTAGAAATGTTTGTTGGCGTCGGAGCCTCAAGAGTGCGAGACCTTTTTAAAAAAGCCAAAAAAAACTCTCCTTGTATAATATTTATTGACGAAATGGACGCTGTTGGCCGCCAAAGAGGAGCTGGCTTAGGTGGATCACATGATGAAAGAGAACAAACCTTAAATCAAATTTTAGTAGAAATGGACGGTTTTGAAACCGGTGATAATGTTATTGTTATTGCGGCTACCAATAGACCTGATGTTTTGGATCCAGCTCTTTTGCGTCCGGGTCGCTTTGATCGACGGGTAATTATTGATATGCCGGATATTAAAGGTCGTGAAGCTATTCTTAAAGTACACATTAAGAAAAAACCCTTTGATGATAGTGTTGACTTTAAAAAAATTGCCCAAAGGACCCCTGGTTTTTCCGGAGCTGATTTAGCTAATCTCTTAAACGAATCTGCTATTTTAGCGGCTAAAAAAAATAAGAAAAAGATAAGTATGGAAGATTGTCTTGAATCCATTGAAAAGGTAATGCTTGGGCCAGAAAGAAAAAGCCGTATTTTGTCTAAAAAAGAGAAAAAAATTACTGCTTATCACGAAGCTGGCCATGCTTTAGTGGCCCATTTATTGCCAAATACAGATCCCGTTCACAAAATTTCGATCATTTCCAGAGGCCGAGCTGCTGGCTATACTTTAAAACTACCTCTAGAGGATAAAAATTTACACAGTCGTTCTGAATTTATTGAAGATATTACTGTCCTTTTAGCTGGTTTTACCTGCGAAAAAGAAACTTTTAACGAAATTACTACCGGGGCCAGTAATGACTTAAAAAAAGCTACTGAATTAGCCAAAAAATTAGTCACTCAATTTGGTATGAGTGAAGCCTTAGGGCCCCGCACTTTTGGTAAAAAAGACGAATTGGTTTTTTTAGGCAAAGAAATTCACGACCAAAAGGATTATTCAGAAAAAATTGCTGAAAAAATAGATAATGAAGTTTCAAAAATTATTGCTGAGGCTTATAAAAAGGCCAGGAAAATTATAAGTAAAGAAAAAAAGACTCTTAATAAAATTGTAAAGGAATTATTAGAAAAAGAAACTATCGAAAAGAAAAAATTTGAATTTTTTTTCAAAGATAAAAAAAGAAAAAAGGAACTTGCTTCAAAAAAATAA
- a CDS encoding S1 RNA-binding domain-containing protein → MTDTSQKASKMEKLLQKEDQPILPKVGDLIKAKVIYISRGAVYLDIDGIATGVVRGKEIIDESGEFSDVKSGDKVQATVLELENENGEIELSFRAAGHQKAWNNLQKMMEKEEIIDTSITDANRGGLMVKVGKIEGFMPVSQLIPEHYPRVEGGDKNKILNKLKEFVGQKIKAKIIDVDESESKLILSEKAAWKKERKKVISKYNVGDIIEGKITGVVDFGIFIEFGDGLEGLIHISELAWQRIENPRNKFEVSDKIKAKIISIEDTKISLSIKKLEEDPWKEVVEKYKVGDIVKGKVLKINPFGAFIELDKDIHGLVHISELSEKKINHPSEVVKENEEYKLKILSIEPENHRLGLSLKAAGDKPKKKNQKKKKVSKKEEEKKEEKTESKRKKDEKKSTKSKSSSRTKKEKSKKIK, encoded by the coding sequence ATGACTGACACTAGCCAAAAAGCTTCTAAAATGGAGAAGCTTTTACAAAAAGAAGACCAACCCATCCTACCTAAGGTTGGTGATTTAATAAAAGCCAAGGTAATATATATTTCCCGGGGCGCTGTTTATTTAGATATTGACGGTATTGCTACTGGAGTGGTTCGAGGTAAAGAAATTATTGATGAATCAGGAGAATTTTCTGATGTTAAGTCCGGAGATAAAGTACAAGCCACTGTACTTGAATTAGAAAATGAAAACGGGGAAATAGAGCTATCATTCCGGGCAGCTGGGCATCAAAAAGCTTGGAATAATCTTCAAAAAATGATGGAAAAAGAAGAAATAATTGATACCAGCATTACCGACGCTAATCGTGGCGGCTTAATGGTTAAAGTAGGAAAAATAGAGGGATTTATGCCTGTTTCACAACTTATACCTGAACACTACCCAAGAGTTGAAGGCGGTGATAAAAATAAAATATTAAATAAGCTAAAAGAGTTTGTCGGCCAAAAAATCAAAGCTAAAATTATTGATGTTGACGAATCAGAAAGCAAACTCATTTTATCAGAAAAAGCAGCCTGGAAAAAAGAGAGAAAAAAAGTAATATCAAAATACAATGTCGGCGATATAATAGAGGGTAAAATAACTGGCGTAGTTGACTTTGGTATATTTATAGAATTCGGCGATGGTTTAGAAGGCTTAATTCATATATCAGAACTAGCCTGGCAAAGAATAGAAAATCCAAGAAATAAATTTGAGGTGAGCGATAAAATTAAAGCAAAAATTATTAGTATTGAAGATACAAAAATATCTCTTTCTATAAAAAAATTAGAAGAAGACCCCTGGAAAGAAGTGGTCGAAAAATACAAAGTTGGTGATATTGTTAAAGGTAAAGTATTAAAAATAAATCCTTTTGGCGCTTTTATCGAGCTAGATAAGGATATTCATGGATTAGTTCATATTTCTGAATTATCAGAAAAGAAAATCAACCATCCTTCTGAAGTAGTTAAAGAAAATGAAGAATATAAATTAAAAATACTTTCTATTGAACCGGAAAATCACCGGCTCGGTCTTTCTCTTAAAGCAGCTGGCGATAAACCAAAGAAAAAAAACCAGAAGAAAAAGAAGGTTTCTAAAAAAGAGGAAGAGAAAAAAGAAGAAAAAACAGAAAGTAAAAGAAAAAAGGATGAAAAAAAATCCACTAAAAGCAAATCATCCTCTAGGACAAAGAAAGAAAAAAGTAAAAAAATAAAATAA
- a CDS encoding MBL fold metallo-hydrolase yields MKIKWYGLSCFNVKTKKANILIDPFNSKVGLKPPRLKVDLLLISRDDKEHNNKKSATGKPYVIDSPGEYELHNVFVFGIRGFTDEKKKSKQPLTMFLIQSEGITIGHLSNINCVPSEKYLERLENVDILFVPVGGKNTLEAEQATKIISEIEPRIVVPMYYKTPKLKVDLESADKFVREMGLKEREVIDSLNIKKKDLPQEETKVFLLKP; encoded by the coding sequence ATGAAAATAAAATGGTATGGTCTTTCTTGCTTTAATGTGAAGACCAAAAAAGCAAATATTTTAATTGATCCCTTTAATTCAAAGGTGGGACTTAAACCGCCTCGTCTTAAAGTAGATTTACTTTTAATTAGCCGGGATGACAAGGAGCATAATAATAAAAAGTCAGCTACAGGTAAGCCTTATGTTATTGATTCTCCAGGAGAATATGAATTACACAATGTTTTCGTTTTTGGTATTAGAGGCTTTACAGATGAAAAGAAAAAAAGTAAGCAACCTTTGACTATGTTTTTAATTCAAAGTGAAGGAATAACTATTGGACATTTATCCAATATAAATTGTGTACCTTCAGAAAAATATCTTGAACGTCTGGAAAATGTGGATATTTTATTTGTACCGGTAGGAGGAAAAAATACTTTAGAAGCGGAGCAGGCTACTAAAATTATTTCAGAAATAGAGCCCAGAATTGTAGTGCCAATGTATTACAAAACACCAAAATTAAAAGTTGATCTAGAAAGTGCTGATAAATTTGTTCGTGAAATGGGATTAAAAGAAAGAGAAGTTATTGACAGCTTAAATATTAAGAAAAAAGATTTACCTCAGGAAGAAACAAAAGTATTTTTACTAAAACCTTAA
- the gyrA gene encoding DNA gyrase subunit A, whose translation MPRKKSKKKSAKNKPGGQKKKTSKKNTQNKKKKKSLPEEKINQIGKLKEQSIVEEMQTCYLDYAMSVIVARALPDVRDGLKPVHRRILYAMWKIGLHAGAKFRKSATVVGEVLGKYHPHGDVAVYDTLVRLAQPFSMRYPLVNGQGNFGSIDGDNAAAMRYTESKLQKIAGKMLVDIEKETVDFVPNYDGTHKEPVVLPAKLPNFLLNGTIGIAVGMATNVPPHNLTEIINATIHLIEKPKADVEDLMEFVKGPDFPTGGIIYNFEDIKQTYATGKGGIVVRAKAEIVEDKINKFKIIVTEIPYQVNKSTLLEKIADLVKDKKLGGISDLRDESDKDGIRIVIELKKDAYPKKVLNQLFKQTQLQTKFHVNMLALVDRIQPRVLSLKMVLEEYIKHRREIVKRRTEYELKQAKARAHILEGLKICLAKIDAVIKLIKKSKDKEKAAKALIKKYKLTEIQANAILEMKLQQLSGLERKKILDELKEKKKLIKDLKGILTSKNKKMNIIKKELEEVKEKYGDERKTKVVSSAIDKFSQEDLIPKEAIMVMATRDGYIKRIAPTSFKKQSRGGKGVIGLTTKEKDTVSTFFSTNTHADLLFFTSKGKVFQLKAYDLPVASRQAKGQSIVNFLQLDSTEKVSSILPLDELQGYKYLMMATRKGVIKKVNIESFAKIRRSGLIAIRLKEKDQLEWVKPSTGKDEIILASEKGQAIRFKEKDVRAMGRSAAGVRAIKLKEEDEVSGMDMINQKSKVTDLQLITVMGKGYGKRTNLSSYKVQRRGGVGIKTSKVSDKTGKIIAAFIVDKNLEKEDLIIVSEKGQVIRLALKEVPALNRATQGVKLMRFSDQSDRVASVTFI comes from the coding sequence ATGCCAAGAAAAAAAAGCAAGAAAAAGTCCGCAAAAAATAAACCAGGCGGCCAAAAGAAAAAAACTAGTAAAAAAAATACTCAAAATAAGAAAAAGAAAAAAAGCCTCCCAGAAGAAAAGATTAATCAAATCGGTAAATTAAAAGAACAGTCAATTGTTGAAGAGATGCAGACTTGTTATTTAGATTATGCTATGTCGGTTATTGTAGCCAGGGCCTTGCCAGATGTACGCGACGGTTTAAAACCGGTTCACCGCCGTATTTTATACGCTATGTGGAAAATCGGTTTACACGCTGGAGCAAAGTTTAGAAAATCAGCCACTGTGGTCGGTGAAGTTTTAGGTAAATATCATCCTCATGGTGATGTGGCTGTTTATGATACTTTAGTGCGTCTGGCCCAGCCTTTTTCTATGAGATATCCTTTGGTAAACGGCCAGGGTAATTTTGGTTCAATTGACGGAGATAATGCGGCTGCTATGCGTTATACAGAGTCAAAACTGCAGAAGATAGCGGGAAAAATGTTGGTTGACATTGAAAAAGAAACAGTGGATTTTGTCCCTAATTATGACGGTACTCATAAAGAACCGGTAGTTTTACCGGCTAAGCTGCCTAATTTTTTATTAAATGGCACTATTGGTATCGCCGTGGGTATGGCTACTAATGTACCACCGCATAATTTAACAGAAATAATTAATGCTACTATTCATCTTATTGAAAAGCCAAAAGCAGATGTAGAAGACTTAATGGAATTTGTTAAAGGACCGGATTTTCCCACTGGCGGTATTATTTATAACTTTGAAGATATTAAACAGACCTATGCGACTGGTAAGGGCGGAATTGTAGTCAGAGCCAAGGCTGAAATTGTTGAGGATAAAATAAATAAATTTAAAATAATAGTAACAGAAATCCCCTACCAAGTTAATAAATCTACTTTGTTGGAAAAAATAGCTGATTTAGTTAAGGACAAAAAGCTAGGGGGTATTAGCGATTTGCGTGATGAATCTGATAAAGACGGCATCCGTATTGTAATAGAGTTGAAAAAAGATGCTTATCCCAAAAAGGTTTTGAACCAACTTTTTAAACAAACTCAGCTTCAAACTAAGTTCCATGTTAATATGTTAGCCTTAGTTGATCGGATACAACCGAGAGTGCTGAGCCTGAAAATGGTTTTAGAAGAGTATATTAAACATCGCCGAGAAATAGTAAAAAGACGAACTGAATATGAATTAAAGCAGGCCAAGGCACGAGCTCATATTTTAGAAGGTTTAAAAATTTGTCTGGCTAAAATTGACGCTGTTATTAAATTAATTAAAAAATCAAAAGACAAAGAAAAAGCGGCCAAAGCTCTGATTAAAAAGTATAAACTAACTGAAATTCAAGCTAATGCTATTTTAGAAATGAAACTGCAGCAATTATCCGGACTGGAAAGAAAAAAGATTCTGGACGAATTAAAAGAAAAGAAAAAATTAATTAAAGACTTAAAAGGTATTCTAACTTCCAAAAATAAAAAAATGAATATCATTAAGAAAGAATTGGAAGAAGTTAAGGAAAAATATGGTGATGAGAGAAAAACTAAGGTTGTCTCCAGTGCTATTGATAAATTTAGCCAGGAAGATCTTATTCCTAAAGAAGCTATCATGGTTATGGCTACTCGTGACGGGTATATTAAAAGAATTGCTCCCACTTCTTTTAAAAAACAGAGCCGGGGCGGCAAAGGAGTAATTGGTTTGACTACCAAAGAAAAGGATACAGTTTCAACATTTTTTTCCACTAATACTCACGCTGACCTCCTCTTCTTTACCAGTAAAGGAAAGGTTTTTCAGCTCAAAGCTTATGACTTACCAGTAGCCTCTCGCCAAGCTAAAGGTCAATCTATAGTTAATTTTTTACAACTAGATTCAACTGAAAAAGTATCATCTATTTTACCCTTGGATGAATTACAAGGTTATAAATATTTAATGATGGCTACAAGAAAAGGAGTAATTAAAAAAGTTAATATTGAATCCTTTGCTAAAATACGACGTTCTGGTCTTATTGCTATTCGATTGAAAGAAAAAGACCAACTAGAGTGGGTCAAGCCTTCAACTGGCAAAGATGAAATAATTTTGGCCAGTGAAAAAGGCCAAGCTATAAGATTTAAAGAAAAAGATGTGCGTGCCATGGGCCGTTCAGCGGCTGGTGTTAGAGCTATTAAATTAAAAGAAGAAGATGAAGTTTCCGGCATGGATATGATTAATCAAAAAAGTAAAGTTACTGATTTGCAGTTGATTACAGTTATGGGTAAGGGTTATGGCAAGCGTACTAATTTAAGCAGTTATAAAGTGCAAAGACGAGGTGGAGTGGGTATAAAAACATCTAAGGTAAGTGATAAAACCGGTAAAATTATTGCTGCTTTTATAGTTGATAAAAATTTGGAAAAAGAAGATTTGATTATAGTCTCTGAAAAAGGGCAGGTTATTCGCCTGGCTTTAAAAGAAGTGCCAGCACTTAACCGAGCCACCCAAGGGGTTAAGTTAATGCGTTTTTCAGACCAAAGCGACCGGGTGGCTTCAGTTACTTTTATTTAA
- the rpmF gene encoding 50S ribosomal protein L32, protein MSVPKKRKSKSSVRKKRSHQALKSKQLIVCSHCNKKIMPHQICPYCGYYKGKEVINIKLKKERKEKRKKKRESK, encoded by the coding sequence ATGTCTGTTCCGAAAAAAAGAAAATCAAAAAGTTCAGTTAGAAAAAAAAGAAGCCACCAGGCTTTAAAAAGCAAACAATTAATAGTTTGCTCACACTGTAATAAAAAGATTATGCCTCACCAAATTTGTCCTTACTGTGGCTATTATAAAGGCAAAGAGGTCATCAATATAAAGCTAAAAAAAGAAAGAAAAGAAAAAAGGAAGAAAAAAAGAGAATCTAAATAA